The nucleotide sequence AGCACATTGAGTTTGTGACTCAAGTGTGGAGAGGTGATAGCAGACTAGCGCGGATTAATATGGAAAAATTGATCCGTCAAAGTAAAAATCGGGGAAAAGAAGCAGCTACCAAAGGTGAAGTCAATGTAGCAGCCGGTCAAGATTTAGAGGAAAGCATTGAAGCGCAAAAATCAATGATTAAAGGAAGCGTGCCTTTCAATACGGCAGTGGCCATCATTGTCCATGCTCCTGACCCTGATACGCTCAAAAAACTCTGTCGAGTTGTACAGAACAACTACCAAGCTCCTGCTGTAGTCAGCAGAGAAAAAGAAGTTGTCTGGGAACTCTGGCTACAATCCTTGCCTATTACCAGAAGTAAGTTACTGGTTAATGCCTTTTCAAATCGTACTCTTACTTATCGCAATGAAGAAGTTTTGGCTTTTTTACCGCTTTTTACCACCTTAAGTTCAGCAAAACAGGGAGTAGAACTCATTGCCCAAGACAGCAAAATCCCTGTATATCTGGATGTGTTTCAGTACGAAGGACGCCATGTGGGTTTCTTTGCTAGTTCACGTAGTGGTAAATCCGTTGCAATTGGCTCAGTCCTCACCACCGCCCTCTCTCAAGGAATTCCAGTGGTGGCAATTGACTACCCTGGTTCTAGCGGGCGTTCTACGTTTACTGATTACACAAAATACCTTGATGTGATTGGAGACTATTTTGACGTAAGAGAACACTCGTTCAACATCTTCGACCGTATCAATCTCAGCAAGATTAAAAAGGAAAGAGAGCGCAAAATACGCTGGCAATTATACACAGGGTTTCTCAAAGAAACCTTAGTGGCCATGGTCTTAGGCGGTAAAGCTGCTTCTCTCGATGCCAGACTCGAAACCGAAGTAAAAACGGTAATTTCCTTTGCGGTTAACGCCTTTTTCAAAAACGAGAGTATTCTTGCTCGATATCAACGAGCTGAAGCGGGCGGTGTCGGTAGTGAAGCATGGCAAAAAAGCCCAACCTTAAAAGACTTCATGGCTTTATGTAATGCCAATATCATCCGAGCCGAACTCCCTGAAGAGTTTGTCATGGATGAAAAAACCCTGAACAACACCTTGTACTTTGTTCAGTTGCAATTAAGCTATTGGCTCAACAGCGAATTAGGAAATGCGATCGGTCGTCCTTCAACAGTCAAGCCCGATGCTATGTTAATGGTCTTTGCGTTGACTGCTCTCAAAGAAGACGAGTCACTGATTTTTGCGCTCATTGCCTTTACCGCAGCTTACAGTCGCTCCCTTGAGTATCAAAGAACCCTGTTCTTTATCGATGAATCTCCGATCCTACTAAAATTCCCTGCGATCTCTAAGATTGTAGCCTCCTTATTCGCCAACGGCAGTAAATCGGGAATTCGAGTGGTACTAAGCGCCCAGGCTCCTAACCAAATTGCTAATAATCCCTCTACGGCAGGAGACATTTTACAAAATATGCACTACCGAATGTTAGGGAGGATCGAAGAAACAGCGATTGAGTCCTGTGTCAATATTCTCGGTATTCAAGAGGAAATGGTACGGCGATGCACGAAATTTGAGCCCGACAAAGCCAAAGGACGAACACAGTGGCTATTCTTTGATGGCTCTCGATTTAGCTATGTCAATTACTACGCCCCACCAGTACAACTTGCCACACTGGTTAATAACACAGACGAAGCAGACGTTAGAGAATCCCTCAAGGAGCATTACCCCGATAACGTCTTCATGGCGTTATACCAATTCTCTGAACTTTTCAGGGAAGCCCACATGAAAGGAATGCCTATCAAAGAGGTGTACCAAGCCCTTTATCCAACTATCGACGTGGAGAGTAAAGCAGCGTGAAAATCAAGAAAAAAGTAGCGATTATTTCAGGTTTAATTGGGGGAACCCTCATAACTGGAATCCCGGCCATGGCCTTCCTTGGCTTCACTAATTCGCCCTTAATCCGATTAGCCGATCAGTATCTTTTTGGAGGTGTCGTAGAGACAGCAGAAGAAATATTTAACCTGGGAGAAGAGGCATTCGGATATGTCGAAGAGGTCTTCAATTCTAACGGTATAACCGTCGTAGAAGAATTAGTAGACAACGCTAGAAATACTTGTAGTAGTTCAGATGTCCCGTTAGAGATATGCAATGACATTGCTCGAGACGGTGGAAGCATCGTTGAGGCGATGGAAAACAACGAAGGGATTTTAGGACTCCCTATTCCTGAAAACTACCAAAGAGAAATGGTAGATACTCTACTAAACTCGTCTGAAGAACCCAGTTGGGGATATGTTAGTAACCCTAGCGTGATTGCCGACGATGTGAAACACGCTGGCGATCGCGGGTTGGCTTTGCTCAATAGTAATACGATATTGAGTACCCAAGGCCAAGAAGATATGAAAAAGCGTATCGAAACCAACGAGACCATCGCGAGAACTTCAATGGAAATGGGAACTCAGGCACTTAGAACCAGAAACGAACGCAAACTACTACGAATGATGGCTCTGATGGAAGCTCAGCAGACTATTTTACAACAAGGTCAAGCTAACACCGCAGAAATGAGTCGAGTTGATCAACAAATTACCAATCTCAACTTAGCTAATATCTCCAAGACATTAGATAAAGAGCAAACCGAAAAACAAGTTGAAAAAAGAGTGGTAACAGACGGGCTTATAAGGGCTGTCAATGGTCTAGGAATGTACTAGGAGGTAATTGTGAGCTATTACATCGGTTCGTTCACCAATATTCTCCAGAATGGTATCAACACGACTAATGACACTGCCCAAGCTTGGGATCAAACCTGGAATAACCTTTTTGCCGGAGGGAATATATCAGGAGCCACGATATTTGGCTCAATGGTTCAATTGGGAGAATTATTCGCAGTTGTAGCCGTGATTATTGCTGGTCTGTTGACGTTCAAAGACATGAATAATCACAAAGCACCGCAATTCAACATTGTAATCTGGCCATTGATTGCTATGACAATGTTTGCCGCCGACGGTTTTTTATTAGCCCAAACGGTGTTAGGGCTGCGAGGAATCATTAATCAAATCTCAGATCAAGTAGCCACCAGTGTCGTTGCCGGGGTGCAATTAGACGAAGCCTTGAAAAATCTCGGTGGACAGGTAATGCTCCAACAAACCGTCGAAGATGCTTACCGTGGCTGTCTCTCGATGACAGGAGCCGCTAGAGCAGACTGCCTTCAAAAAGCCGCAGACTATGGTAACGAACTCGCTAATTCATTTGGGAACGTCTTCGGAGCAGCACAATGGATTGGAGATATTATAGATAGTTTCCGAAATGCCTCAAACGCTGTACAAAACGGAACAGGTGGGGCATTGATCGGTTTGTTCTCTCCAATCTGGGAACCCATTTTATACGCCATACTTTTCGCTCTCATGAAGGCTTATCAGAATATGCTTGAAGCGGTAATGATTTTGATTGGTCTGACAGCACCCTTAGCATTGGGTGGCTCCTTGATCGGGTTTGGAACTCCGGCCTTTATTGGATGGTTGTCAGGGTTTTTCTCGTTCGGTCTAGCAAAGATTTTTTTCAACTTGTTAATTGGATTAGCAGCCTCAGTCGCCACTAATGCTGGTTTAAACGATCCTGCATGGTTTGCTTTGTTTGTCGGAATTTGCGCCCCAATTATAAGCTTTGCAATGGCTTCGGGAAGTGGATTTGTTATCTGGGGTGCTATGACATCAATGGCAGCATCTGCTACGACCGGAGCAGCTTCAATGATTACCAAGAAAGCCTAGTACAGAGGAAATTAAGGTTATGTTAGGTTCATTCAACGAAAAAAAACCAAAAAACAAAGAAGAAAACCCCGAAAATAAGAGCTTAAAAAGCCTAAAAGGGAAACTGACAAAGCATCAGAATTTAATCGGACTTTGGTTGTTCCTGCTTATTAATGTGGCCGGTTTAGGATTAGTATTTGCGCTACAGCTTGTACAAATGGTTCAAATTGGACGGGTTGCTAATAAACCGCCAGCAACTTTAGTAGAAAAGGGAGATGGAACAGGACTTCTAACCGACGCCATTCCCGCCTCGCAACGAACCCCCAGAGCGATTCAACGATTTACATCGGATATTCTGACTGCGTTATTCACAGTAACTCCCGTATTAGAAACGCAAGAAGGGCTAACGCAAGGCGATGGGTTTGACACAGGGATAACGATTCCCCGTAAAGAAGGAAATGTCAATAACCGAGTAACAGTAAATGCCTATGTAGCTTCAGTCGCAGCCATTGCACCTGGATTTAGAGACCAATTTCTAAGTAAATTGGCAGATATTACCCCGCCCAATAGTTTCAATGGAACCACTCAGGTGTTGTTCAAAATTGATTTCTTGGGAAATCCCATCCCCGTCGATGGTAAATCAGATGAGTGGACAGTCACAGTCGTAGGGACACGCTACATTATCGAAAGTCAAAGCGGAGGAAGTCGCAGAAGCCCTGAACCCGAACCCTTCAAACAAGTCATCTATCTCAAATCAGTTAATCCCCAGTTCAATCCCCTCCCTGAAATTTCGACTAATATCCAAGAGCGCGTAGCAGATATCACAAAAATTGGCTTGCAAATCACCAAAATGACCCCATTAGACACAACCACTCCCCAAGGGGGAGACTTCCTAGAGCTTCCTGCTCAACCTCAGCCTCAACCGACTCAACCTACGGAGGAAGAATAATGGCCGACCACATTCAACAAATTAGAGACACCCTAGGGTTAGATAATCAATCTGCTCATCAAAACCCCGATGATAACCTGCTCGACAGTAACGGAGAAACCCTCAGAGCAACTGAAAGTGATGTACCGCTCGATCCTGAATTAGAAGAGGATTTCCAAAGACATTTCACTCAACACACCTTCGCCAGTCACCCACTGAGTAAGTTAGTATTTGTGGGATTAGGCTCGGCTGTAGCCGTAGGAACATTGGTTGCGATTTATTCTTTAACTCAAACGCCTCAAGAATCAGCCAATTTTGACTCAATTTCATCTGAGGAAAAAAGCGAAGAATTATTCGGAGGAAATCAAACAGAAGGAGAAGACGAAAAAGATGAACTGTTAGCACAATTGGCATTAGCCGAACAAAAACAACGAATGGAGCGATTGAATCGCAACCAACCTCAAACGACTGAACCCGATGTTTCCAACCCAGAATCAGTAGAAAAGGAAGAAACCCCGGGAAAACCCAAGCCAGCAACTAAGCAAGTGGTAGTCCGTCGTCAACCACCTACCTCTACCACTCAACCTGTACGGCGAACCCAAACGGTTGCTCGTAGGCAAACAGTCCCGCGTAGAGTAGAACGTCCAACTACTCACACACAGCCAAAATCACAACCGAAGACAAACACACAAACAATACGTTCGACACCACCAGAAAAGAAAATAGATTCAGACAAGCGATGGGAAGAGTTAGCACAAGTAGGTTCATTTAAAGCATCTGGCAGAGCAGAACCGATAGAACAAATCGACTATGCACAAGAAGATGACGGAGTATTAGTCGCATCGAGTAATGGCATGGTCGGAGCATCGGCTACTCTGACAACTCAAAGTGTCAAGGCACGGATTGAAGGTGGTATCGCTACCGTTGCTCGCTCTCGCAGTGAAGCTAATACGGTAGCCATGACTTTGCTAGAGCCTCTAGTCGGAACCGATGGGGAAATATTAATCCCTGAAGGGGCTACGGTGATCGCAGAAGCCACGTTCAATGACTTAGTGGTTTCCCTTAACGTTACCAATATTGCGTTTGAAGGAGAAGACGACTATC is from Crocosphaera subtropica ATCC 51142 and encodes:
- a CDS encoding helicase HerA domain-containing protein — protein: MVRSRITPDDSSRQCYLQNLCETAPCDELSFFLLGDQKQVREISDKALRVIKEDRIFVSYYAESESEAADWMEKGLLWVQSHIISHFGASNNIGQEELERVFRCANETRFQWHSYLTDKLGLQVFPMSPDEMKEYAWKLFNSTSAPSQFPQLITYDHDGLRLEQWSETSPSTLLTADQVPQNDRAWIYHPNTQTYSAVLTFLDKPYAWENAETQMRYLFDLLGKTGIKHIEFVTQVWRGDSRLARINMEKLIRQSKNRGKEAATKGEVNVAAGQDLEESIEAQKSMIKGSVPFNTAVAIIVHAPDPDTLKKLCRVVQNNYQAPAVVSREKEVVWELWLQSLPITRSKLLVNAFSNRTLTYRNEEVLAFLPLFTTLSSAKQGVELIAQDSKIPVYLDVFQYEGRHVGFFASSRSGKSVAIGSVLTTALSQGIPVVAIDYPGSSGRSTFTDYTKYLDVIGDYFDVREHSFNIFDRINLSKIKKERERKIRWQLYTGFLKETLVAMVLGGKAASLDARLETEVKTVISFAVNAFFKNESILARYQRAEAGGVGSEAWQKSPTLKDFMALCNANIIRAELPEEFVMDEKTLNNTLYFVQLQLSYWLNSELGNAIGRPSTVKPDAMLMVFALTALKEDESLIFALIAFTAAYSRSLEYQRTLFFIDESPILLKFPAISKIVASLFANGSKSGIRVVLSAQAPNQIANNPSTAGDILQNMHYRMLGRIEETAIESCVNILGIQEEMVRRCTKFEPDKAKGRTQWLFFDGSRFSYVNYYAPPVQLATLVNNTDEADVRESLKEHYPDNVFMALYQFSELFREAHMKGMPIKEVYQALYPTIDVESKAA